Below is a window of Candidatus Delongbacteria bacterium DNA.
GAAAAAATGGATACAAGTAAAAACTTATTGAAAACCTTAGAAGAGGATAGCAAAATTCTACAAGGAGAAATCGATGAACTGAAAAACTTATTAAACGGTTTGTCTTTTGACGAGTACAGAAAGAATGCACTTGATAACCTTAGAGCTTTTGAAACTAAAATTAAAGAGCTCAATAATGCTTTAAATAAGACACAATCTGATTTAAAACAATTGTTATCAGACGATGAAAATATAGCAAGAAAAGCAGATGTGTTAAGAAGAACAATAGAAGAGCTTAAAAAAGATAAAAATTACAAAGCGATAATTAGTTTCTTCAATGTTGAATTTCCGGATCAAGAAACTACCACTGAAAAGCTTTCAGAGAAAATAGCTACTATTTCAAAGGAATTACAAAGTATTTCCACAACTAAAAAAGAGATTTATAACAAACAAAAAGAGCTGGATGAGACTCTAAAAGATACGACAGAAGAGTTGGTGCAAAAGGAACTTAAAGAAGCAGAACTCAAACTTGAAGAACTACAGAAAATTATTATCCCATTTGAGCGGAAGTTAAAAACCCAATTCGGTTTTGTCGTAAATGAACAGGATAAGCAGAAGCTAACAGACCAACTAGAAAACATTAAGGATAAAGAGCTTAAAATAATTGAATCTTTAAAGCAAAAGATTCTCAATCTCAATTTACTTAAAGAGTTAAAAAAGGACGTTGAACCTTTTTTAGAATATCAGGAAGCCAAAAAAGAAGAAGCGGAATTACTAAAAGAAAAAAGATTTCTTGAAAAGAAGGTTAAACCATTATTAGAACAAGAAAAGGGAAAAGTTTCTTCTTATTTGGACAACCAAGTTCGTTCGTTTTTTTATGAAGATTTAATCAATGATTTATATAAAAGGATTGACCCTCATCCCGATTATAAAACAATAAAGTTTGTTTGTGATTTTAAAGAAAATAAACCAAAACTAAATGTTTGTCTTTATAGAAATGACAGTGAAGATGCTCCAATAATTCCTAATTTATATTTTAGTACAGCACAGCTCAACATTTTAAGTCTTAGTATTTTCTTAGCTAAAGCGTTAAATGCAAAAGACGATAAAGAAAGTCCTATTAATTGCATATTCATTGACGACCCAATTCAATCAATGGATAGTATTAATATCCTTTCAACGATTGACTTGTTTAGAAGTATTGTGGTAAATCAGGAAAAGCAAATCATCCTATCAACACATGATGAGAACTTTCACAATCTACTCAAAAAGAAAATGCCCTCTGGTCTTTTTAAATCGAAGTTTATGGAGTTGGAGACTTTTGGAAAGGTAAAGAAATAAATTCTGAGATAAGTTCAACGTAAAATGAAGTCTCTTTTATTGCAATCCGATTAAGTGATATTAGAGCAATAAATAAAGATTCCGCAAATTTATAAAATATGGAAAGTAACAGCAATGACTCAAAATTAGGCTTGGCCCTTTCCGGTGGTGGCTACAGGGCTGCGACATATCACATTGGGACTTTTCGTGCATTAAAAAAGTTAGAACTACTTGAGAAGATAGATGTGATTTCGACGAATTCTGGAGGTTCTATTACAGGGGCTTGCTATGCACTTTATGGTGAGAAATTTGAAGAGGTAATCCTAAAAGGAGTGAAAAAAGGAATTATAAGAAGAGTAATTATAGCTCCTCGATTTCTATTAGGCATCTTCATAATTCTGGTTCCTATTGTTAATGCTGTATTCCCGTTCTTCAATACTCCAGGCTGGTTGAATCTTGCTATCGTTGCCCTAATGATTTTGATACTTGCATATGCTCAGTTTTATATTCTTCCATTGAGTTCAATCATTGAACGGATCTATAACAGGATATTTTTTAAGGGAAAGAAGTTAAAAGATTTTACTGACAGATGGAAAACAGTGTTGAATTCTACTAATATGGAAACAACGCGGTTGTTTACCTTCGAGAGGACAAGAATGACAGACTCTTTTTACAATGATCATGAGAAGAATAATTTTGTAAAACTGAAAAACGACGAGTTTCCTGTTGCAAAAGCAGTAATGGCTTCAACATGCGTTCCTTTTGCATTTACTCCAGTACGAATCCCTTCAAAGTATTTTGCAAACCCAGAGGATGCTCAAAAGATTAATCCGAGACTTGTCGATGGCGGTGTGTATGATAATCAAGGGATACATAAACTAACGCAATCGAATAGTTCATGTTATTGCAATAATGTAATTGTTAGTGATGCCGGCCAAGGATTTCCATTTAAAAGGAACTATAGAAACTTAATATCTCTTCTTATTCATACAAGTGACGTTTTTATGGAAAGGATAAAAAAGTTGCAAATGATGAACAGCCTTTATCGAGGAAGAGATAATAATTCAATTGTAGCCTACCAGTCGTTAAGTTTTGACATTGAAAGCTCTATCCCCGAATTCGTTCGCATGCTTAAAGATGGCAACATTGCAATATCGGTAATTGAAGCTCACGAAATTTCGAATGAAGATATAGAAGCCGGAAATTGGAATAAAATCAAAACTCAACTAGAAAGCAATATTGGTTATGAAGATATCTTATCAAAAGCTTGTACTCAACAGGAACTATCTAAAGCACGAGGAATTGGTACAAGTTTGTCAAAGTTAAAGAATTGGGAAATTGAGTATCTGATTAAGCATGCTGAAGCAATTACTGAATTAAACGTAAAGTTGTTTTTGCCTCACATTTTATCGTGAATTGATATAGTATAAAAAAGATCATAGCCTTAATTGAAGCTAATGTAGAGTAATTATAAATGGGAAGACCTAGAAGATTAACTGCAAAGAATTTAGAAAAGCAAGGAGTATTGAATTTTGACCAACCTGAGATGGAATGGCCAGCGCACTCAGGCTACCCCATTAATATTAATAAGCAAGAGGTTTATAGTGAAGTAAAAACAGACATTAATAATTCAGAAAAATATCTAATAGTTACAGGATTCACGTCATTAGCCCAAATCATTGATTTTTTTTCAGAAGAACATAGAGGTGCAAAAACAAAAAATGTTAGGGTTGTTTTAGGGACAGAACCGGATACAAGGGCAAGAAAAAGTTATGGAGAAATTAAACTTTCAAAAGAAATTAAATCTTATTGGCTTGATGAAGGTTATTCGATCTTCAAAGGAGGGAATGTCTTTAAAATAATAAATTACATAAATGAAGGCTACATAACTTTCAGAATACTTCCCGGATTACATGCTAAACTATATATCGGCGATGAACATGCTATACTGGGATCATCAAACTTTAGTTTCAACGGATTAAGGACTCAGCTAGAGGCTAACATTAGAATAAATGAGGGAGAGGCTCACTTTAAGAATATTAGCCAAATTGCAAATAATTATTTCCAAAAGGGATATGAATACAATAAGGAGTTAATTGAACTATTAAAGCAATTATTGAAGGTGGTAAGTTGGCAAGAAGCCTTAGCCAGAGCGATAACTGAGCTTATTGATACTAGTTGGTTTAAGGATATGCCTGACTTACAGGCTAGGCTGGATGCGTTAAAGTTATGGCCTACCCAGCTACAAGGAATTGTGCAGGCATTAAATATTCTACAAGAACAAGGTTGTGTACTTATTGCTGATCCTACTGGTGCTGGAAAGACAAAAATGGTTAATGCACTAAAATTGGCTTTACAGCACAAATTATGGGAAGCAGGTCGAAAAGATAAGTCTTATACTGTTACCGTTTGTCCTCCTCTGGTGGTAAAGAATTGGGAAAATGACCTTCAGAGTATTCGGTTTGCTGAAAATAATCAGATTTCAATTGGAAAACTTTCCAATGTAAGTAGCATTGATCATCTACAATTGGTAAAGGAAATAAAAAATGCAAATGTTTTGGTTCTGGATGAGGCACACAATTTAATAAATGTGAAGTCGAACAGAAGTAGAAAAATCTCAGAAAACCTGGCTGATTATATAATATTGATGACAGCGACTCCCATTAGTAAAAGGGCAAAAGATTTATTACGCATTGTAGAGTTATTGGGAGTAGATAACCTTTCAGATAAGGAAATTGAGCAGTTTTATCATTTGAAGAATCCTCGAATGTTGAGTAGAAAGGAGGATTATGAGACATTAAAGCGCTTCATTGGTAAATTAATGGTAAGAAGAACCAAAAATGAGATTAACAAAGAGATCAATAAGAATCAGGCAGCTTACTTGAATAAATTAGATGAACCGTGCAAATTTCCCGTGCAAGATCATGAATTATACGAAACAGGAGAATCTAAAAACGATGAAGCAATAGTTTCAAAAATTATTGAAATTTCTAAAAATTTAACCGGGATTGTTTACTTGAAAAGGATTGAAAAACCGAACTTCTATTACGAGTACAATCACAAAGAATATATCGAAAAGCGAATTGATATGGCGGCTGCACTTGCCGGATACAACATACAGTCAACTTTGAGATCTTCGAAGGTTGCTTTGTTGGAACATATTAAAGGAACTGAATATGTAGAGAAACAATTTAGATTTAAAACAGCAAAGTCTTATTCCGGTAACTTTATTCAGAAAATTAATGACCAGAAGGATACATTACCAAAAAGCAATTTTACTAGTAAAGATTTACCGAGTTGGCTTACTAATCTTCAAGAATATCGTGAGGTATGTGAAAAGGAGTTAGAAATATATCAAAAAATAGCAGATTTAAGTACGGGACTAAGTGAAAATAGGGAGCAAACAAAAATTAAGACAATTATCGATTACATAAAAAAAGAACAGTTTGTAATTGCATTTGATCATATTGTGGTAACTCTTGACTATTTCAATAAACTCATCAAAGAGCAATATCCGCAATACAGGCCAGTAGTGATTACAGGCTCAACAAAAAAAGAAAAAGTACTTGACAAATTTGTATTAGGCTCCAAAGAAGAGGATATTATAGCGCTCTGTTCTGATTCAGTTTCTGAGGGGATTAATATTCAACAAATATCGACCATGATATTTCTCGATATGCCTAGTGTTTTGCGTATTGCAGAGCAACGCATAGGAAGAATTGATAGACTTGATAGTCCACACAAACAAATAAAAATATTATGGCCAAAAGATGGGAAGCAATATAAATTAAAAGCAGATAAAAGGCTGGCAAAAGCATCTCGGGATGCAGAAGTGCTTATCGGTTCTAACACGGATTTCCCAGAAGAATTAATTGGAGAGGTGTTGCCTTATGAATATGATGCTAAAGAAATGATATCGCAGCTAAAAAAGGGGAAAAGTGAAGATATTTCTTGGTCTGGTTTCCAAGATGCTTTTAAGCCTGTGCATGATTTGTATAAAGGAGATTCTCCTTTAATAAAAGAGCAAGAATATGAAGCACTAAAGGGCGTTGATGCCTCAGTGAAGGTGAAAGTGAGTGTAGCTGAATCTGAAAAACCATGGCTGTTTATTGCATTAAGAGGAAATAAATATATTGTCCCCCAATGGTATTTTATAGACAGCAATAAAAAAATATATACTGAGCTCCCTGTTATATGTGAGCTTCTGCGAACTCATATAAAAAACATTAAGGAAAGTGACTGGAAAAGCAAAGAAGACAAATGGGATGAAACGACAAGCCAAAGCCTAAAGCAATATATAAAACTGTTACAGCAACAAGAAATAGAAAGCCTGCCAAACAAAAAAAAGAGAGCATTATTTGTTGCACAACATTTGATGAACAAACAATTAAAAAAAGCCCAAAAGGAAGGGGACTACCAAAGAAAAAGCTTACTTACTAAAGTGTTGAGAACTTTTAAATCATCTGCTAAGAAGGAAGACGATTTCTCGATTGATTTATATGCCTACTCGCAAATATGGTTAGATATTTTAAATCCGTTTCTTTACTTAAAAAGAGAGGGCAATAGGCGAAAAGGATATTATTTGAATGATTTAAAGAAAGAAAAGGATATAGTCTTTGCAGAAGAACAATTAAGAGAAATCCTGAATAATATTCCATACACGAAACAAATTTGGAAGAATGTTGCAGCTTGTATTATTGGTGTAAAAAAGGAATGATATAAGGAAGTTCCGGATAATTCTTAGCACTATCTCATAAACTGTTTAAAAAAATTATTCTCCACATTCGTATACCTTGAATGGATAGCCCTTGGATATATTTAATTTTTTATCAAATGCCCCAATGCCGGATCGTTTTTAATTCTTTCCAATTCATCCACTACAATCTGCGCAGTTTCGCTTTTGATGCGTGAATAATTGAAATTAATTTCCTGTTGCAGCTGGTTTTTCCCATCTTTATCGGTAAAGTTTGTGATAACCGGGATAGGCTTATGATTTTTTGTTTCTCTGGCTACTTTCTCGTTGTCAACGACAATTTCTGCATGAAAAATCTTTTGCTCTATACGTTCGTCAAAGTTATCCGAAACGGCACCCACAAAAGTTCCTTGAGTAAGGTTGCTGATTTTTGAAGCAGGAATTAAGGTATCCATTTGCGTATTTATAGAAGTGGATTTATCCTGCCGGTTAATGGTCATCGACTGGCGTTTTTGCAAGACCTTCCCAAATCGTTCGGATAAGGTTTTAGCAGTCTCTCCAACCACCTGGCCGCTAAAGATATTTCCCACGGTATTCATAACAACCTTTGCTTCTTTGTCACCATAATCCCGGTTTAGCTGCGAAAAATCCTGAAATCCCAAACAAACCGCAACTTTATTACTTCTTGCAGTTGCAATCAAGTTATCCAATCCACGGAAATATATAGTCGGTAGCTCATCAATAATTACGGAGCTCTTTAACTGTCCCTTTTTGTTGATGAGCTTTACAATACGGGAATTATACAATCCCAGTGCTGCAGAGTAAATGTTCTGACGGTCAGGATTATTACCAACACAAAGAATTTTCGGTTCTTTGGGATTGTTAATGTCCAGAGTAAAATCGTTACCAGACATTACCCAATAAAGTTGAGGAGAAATCATTCGTGATAATGGGATTTTGGCACTGGCAATCTGCCCCTGCAACTGGTCTTGCGCACCACCTTCCCAGGCATCCATAAAAGGCGATAGGTAGTTTTCCAGTTCAGGATAAGAAGTAAGAATGGTAAAAATGTCGGCATACTTTTTATTCAGGAATTCCACTGTATGCGGAAAAGTGCAATACTTCCCGTTTTTATAAATCTTCAGGTACCAGATAATAGCAGCCAAAAGGATAATTGGCGATTCAACAAAGAAATCCCCTTGTTTCTGAATCCAGGTTTTGTTCAGGTTCAGCATTATGGTATAAGCCGATTCATATGCATCCGCAATATCAGTCATAAATTCAGGAGCTATGGGATTACAGCGATGACTGCGTTCCGGGTTATCAAAATTTATTACATAAAACTTCGGAGGTACGTCGTATCTGCGTATGTTTTTTAATAACGTATTGTAAGCAATCACGCTCAGGTCGTCAAACTTAAAATCGTAAATGTACATGCTGA
It encodes the following:
- a CDS encoding YWFCY domain-containing protein encodes the protein MQNEDDIRALAKIIELIRAVSILILIFHIYWFCYEILVEFHATVGIIDKILLNFQRYTGIFSLPFWSKLASFVLLAISCLGIRGVKTEKVTWTKIIVFLVIGLILYFLNGFVLKLQNPLLIRSTVYILTLSVGYVLLLKSGLWMSRLLKNNLMQDVFNEENESFMQEMQLMENEYSVNLPTRFKHKGTNYDGWINVVNPFRASIVLGTPGSGKSYAIVNNYIRQQIQKGFSMYIYDFKFDDLSVIAYNTLLKNIRRYDVPPKFYVINFDNPERSHRCNPIAPEFMTDIADAYESAYTIMLNLNKTWIQKQGDFFVESPIILLAAIIWYLKIYKNGKYCTFPHTVEFLNKKYADIFTILTSYPELENYLSPFMDAWEGGAQDQLQGQIASAKIPLSRMISPQLYWVMSGNDFTLDINNPKEPKILCVGNNPDRQNIYSAALGLYNSRIVKLINKKGQLKSSVIIDELPTIYFRGLDNLIATARSNKVAVCLGFQDFSQLNRDYGDKEAKVVMNTVGNIFSGQVVGETAKTLSERFGKVLQKRQSMTINRQDKSTSINTQMDTLIPASKISNLTQGTFVGAVSDNFDERIEQKIFHAEIVVDNEKVARETKNHKPIPVITNFTDKDGKNQLQQEINFNYSRIKSETAQIVVDELERIKNDPALGHLIKN
- a CDS encoding DEAD/DEAH box helicase family protein, with the protein product MGRPRRLTAKNLEKQGVLNFDQPEMEWPAHSGYPININKQEVYSEVKTDINNSEKYLIVTGFTSLAQIIDFFSEEHRGAKTKNVRVVLGTEPDTRARKSYGEIKLSKEIKSYWLDEGYSIFKGGNVFKIINYINEGYITFRILPGLHAKLYIGDEHAILGSSNFSFNGLRTQLEANIRINEGEAHFKNISQIANNYFQKGYEYNKELIELLKQLLKVVSWQEALARAITELIDTSWFKDMPDLQARLDALKLWPTQLQGIVQALNILQEQGCVLIADPTGAGKTKMVNALKLALQHKLWEAGRKDKSYTVTVCPPLVVKNWENDLQSIRFAENNQISIGKLSNVSSIDHLQLVKEIKNANVLVLDEAHNLINVKSNRSRKISENLADYIILMTATPISKRAKDLLRIVELLGVDNLSDKEIEQFYHLKNPRMLSRKEDYETLKRFIGKLMVRRTKNEINKEINKNQAAYLNKLDEPCKFPVQDHELYETGESKNDEAIVSKIIEISKNLTGIVYLKRIEKPNFYYEYNHKEYIEKRIDMAAALAGYNIQSTLRSSKVALLEHIKGTEYVEKQFRFKTAKSYSGNFIQKINDQKDTLPKSNFTSKDLPSWLTNLQEYREVCEKELEIYQKIADLSTGLSENREQTKIKTIIDYIKKEQFVIAFDHIVVTLDYFNKLIKEQYPQYRPVVITGSTKKEKVLDKFVLGSKEEDIIALCSDSVSEGINIQQISTMIFLDMPSVLRIAEQRIGRIDRLDSPHKQIKILWPKDGKQYKLKADKRLAKASRDAEVLIGSNTDFPEELIGEVLPYEYDAKEMISQLKKGKSEDISWSGFQDAFKPVHDLYKGDSPLIKEQEYEALKGVDASVKVKVSVAESEKPWLFIALRGNKYIVPQWYFIDSNKKIYTELPVICELLRTHIKNIKESDWKSKEDKWDETTSQSLKQYIKLLQQQEIESLPNKKKRALFVAQHLMNKQLKKAQKEGDYQRKSLLTKVLRTFKSSAKKEDDFSIDLYAYSQIWLDILNPFLYLKREGNRRKGYYLNDLKKEKDIVFAEEQLREILNNIPYTKQIWKNVAACIIGVKKE
- a CDS encoding patatin-like phospholipase family protein produces the protein MESNSNDSKLGLALSGGGYRAATYHIGTFRALKKLELLEKIDVISTNSGGSITGACYALYGEKFEEVILKGVKKGIIRRVIIAPRFLLGIFIILVPIVNAVFPFFNTPGWLNLAIVALMILILAYAQFYILPLSSIIERIYNRIFFKGKKLKDFTDRWKTVLNSTNMETTRLFTFERTRMTDSFYNDHEKNNFVKLKNDEFPVAKAVMASTCVPFAFTPVRIPSKYFANPEDAQKINPRLVDGGVYDNQGIHKLTQSNSSCYCNNVIVSDAGQGFPFKRNYRNLISLLIHTSDVFMERIKKLQMMNSLYRGRDNNSIVAYQSLSFDIESSIPEFVRMLKDGNIAISVIEAHEISNEDIEAGNWNKIKTQLESNIGYEDILSKACTQQELSKARGIGTSLSKLKNWEIEYLIKHAEAITELNVKLFLPHILS